From a single Couchioplanes caeruleus genomic region:
- a CDS encoding thymidylate kinase: MTDYRQAETAPQPPRTTAAAPGRAAIVAAVTEALEASGQRWAWQGETGEEQRWAARTGPKDLDIWYAGEPSADDPVAVLSRRFACARVAEALDRRRLRHVSVAVETPAGPAVVDVTYGDLRVGPVLLVPGTHATVDGAHRFTGAAAMADLLVRPVLRGRLPTRDRLDEARAAWADADPGHRRALAYGLTVQLGPAVASELIAVAKGAPPAASLPRRARLRLVARSLGPGVVAATWAQRRAVLPAAGARGPLGLRTRGVVVALVGTDGSGKSTVADGLRERLGRYGLPTSSVYFGMARGNLPGVALARRVLGVGSTAPRPAGPAASSAAPVEAAAPVEAAAEKPPADHRALRRMAAWFYAGEYLWRYLSVVGPAVARRRVVIADRWVYDLRESPWPGSAAARVAEWVVPAPDLLVLPDAPAEVIHRRKPERTLAEQAGQQQRFRDLLAERPARHAELVVDTSGAAPDPLAALVAAVVQAAHGPRRRAR, from the coding sequence ATGACCGATTACCGGCAGGCAGAGACGGCCCCGCAACCGCCACGGACCACCGCGGCGGCGCCGGGCCGCGCCGCGATCGTGGCGGCGGTGACCGAGGCGCTGGAAGCCTCCGGGCAGCGGTGGGCGTGGCAGGGCGAGACGGGCGAGGAGCAGCGCTGGGCCGCCCGCACCGGCCCGAAGGACCTGGACATCTGGTACGCCGGGGAGCCGTCCGCCGACGATCCCGTGGCCGTGCTGAGCCGCCGGTTCGCGTGCGCGCGGGTCGCCGAGGCGCTCGACCGGCGCCGGCTGCGGCACGTCAGCGTCGCCGTGGAGACCCCAGCCGGTCCCGCAGTCGTGGACGTCACGTACGGCGACCTGCGCGTCGGCCCGGTGCTGCTCGTGCCGGGCACGCACGCCACCGTCGACGGGGCGCACCGGTTCACCGGCGCGGCGGCCATGGCCGACCTGCTCGTGCGGCCGGTGCTGCGCGGCCGGCTGCCCACCCGCGACCGCCTCGACGAGGCCCGCGCCGCCTGGGCGGACGCCGACCCCGGGCACCGCCGGGCGCTGGCGTACGGGCTCACCGTGCAGCTCGGCCCGGCGGTGGCCAGCGAGCTGATCGCCGTCGCGAAGGGCGCGCCGCCGGCCGCCTCCCTGCCGCGCCGGGCCCGCCTCCGGCTGGTCGCCCGCAGCCTGGGTCCCGGCGTGGTGGCCGCGACCTGGGCGCAGCGCCGTGCGGTGCTGCCGGCCGCGGGCGCCCGGGGACCGCTGGGCCTGCGGACCCGTGGCGTGGTCGTGGCCCTGGTCGGCACGGACGGCTCCGGCAAGTCCACGGTCGCCGACGGGCTGCGCGAGCGGCTGGGCCGGTACGGGCTGCCCACCAGCTCGGTGTACTTCGGCATGGCCCGCGGCAACCTGCCCGGCGTGGCGCTGGCCCGCCGCGTCCTCGGCGTCGGCTCGACCGCCCCGCGACCGGCCGGTCCGGCCGCCTCGTCCGCCGCGCCGGTGGAGGCTGCCGCGCCGGTGGAGGCCGCCGCGGAGAAGCCGCCGGCCGACCACCGGGCGCTGCGCCGGATGGCCGCGTGGTTCTACGCGGGGGAGTACCTGTGGCGTTACCTGAGCGTCGTGGGCCCCGCGGTGGCCCGGCGCCGCGTCGTGATCGCCGACCGCTGGGTGTACGACCTGCGCGAATCGCCCTGGCCGGGCTCCGCGGCCGCCCGCGTCGCCGAGTGGGTCGTGCCCGCCCCGGATCTGCTGGTGCTGCCGGACGCGCCCGCCGAGGTGATCCACCGCCGCAAGCCCGAGCGCACCCTCGCCGAGCAGGCCGGACAGCAGCAGCGCTTCCGTGATCTGCTGGCCGAGCGCCCGGCCCGGCACGCCGAACTGGTGGTGGACACCTCCGGCGCGGCTCCGGACCCGCTGGCGGCCCTGGTGGCGGCGGTGGTGCAGGCGGCGCACGGACCGCGACGCCGGGCCCGGTGA
- a CDS encoding polysaccharide biosynthesis protein — protein sequence MHPLLGRLARLAARGAAPIAAAVAVQSAGNLAFHSVVGRLLDPGAYGALGAVLSAMLMLGVPLGALQTAASALVAEHGLTRGTVRRTLRSVALWSLGPALVVLLCAPLLRDYFRLASVAEAAQLGPYLLVAAVVAAARGLLLGDRRVGTVAMTYVLGTVARLTLGLLLVVPFGVTGALFGTVVAEAASLIVAAGPLRRPDGPRGTAALRLGAVAHAGLAVTGLFLFSTADLLLARHHLGDDASGAYVAAATVAKTVLALPAGIMAAVFPRLLSAWPLPGRGRALATGGLAVTGPAVLGAAVIVTVPSLVLRVLYGDGYADAGNLVRALSAIAATTSLVTLLTNAALARKAWTIAVPWAGAALEVAFIEVWHGSAAQIAACSAAALAPTLLLMAVLEGRLWARAPRTAPQVATAGADSSRTAATAA from the coding sequence GTGCATCCACTCCTCGGCCGCCTCGCGCGTCTCGCCGCCCGTGGCGCCGCGCCGATCGCCGCCGCCGTGGCCGTGCAGAGCGCCGGCAACCTCGCGTTCCACTCGGTGGTCGGCCGGCTCCTCGACCCCGGCGCGTACGGGGCCCTGGGCGCGGTGCTGTCCGCGATGCTCATGCTCGGCGTGCCGCTGGGCGCGCTGCAGACCGCCGCGTCCGCCCTCGTGGCCGAGCACGGGCTGACCCGCGGCACGGTACGGCGCACGCTGCGCTCGGTGGCGCTGTGGTCGCTCGGGCCCGCGCTCGTCGTGCTGCTGTGCGCTCCACTGCTGCGCGACTACTTCCGCCTCGCCTCCGTCGCCGAGGCGGCGCAGCTGGGGCCGTACCTGCTGGTGGCAGCCGTGGTGGCGGCGGCGCGCGGGCTGCTGCTCGGCGACCGGCGCGTCGGCACGGTGGCGATGACGTACGTGCTCGGCACCGTCGCCCGCCTCACCCTCGGCCTGCTGCTCGTCGTGCCGTTCGGCGTGACGGGCGCCCTGTTCGGCACGGTCGTCGCGGAGGCCGCGTCGCTGATCGTGGCCGCCGGACCGCTGCGCCGCCCGGACGGCCCCCGGGGTACCGCCGCGCTGCGCCTCGGCGCCGTCGCGCACGCCGGCCTCGCCGTGACCGGGCTGTTCCTGTTCTCCACCGCCGATCTGCTGCTGGCCCGCCACCACCTCGGCGACGACGCGTCCGGCGCGTACGTGGCGGCCGCGACCGTGGCCAAGACCGTGCTGGCGCTGCCCGCGGGCATCATGGCGGCCGTCTTCCCGCGCCTGCTGTCCGCCTGGCCGCTGCCCGGCCGCGGTCGCGCGCTGGCCACCGGCGGCCTCGCCGTCACCGGGCCGGCCGTGCTCGGCGCGGCGGTGATCGTCACGGTGCCGTCGCTGGTGCTGCGCGTCCTCTACGGCGACGGGTACGCCGACGCCGGCAACCTCGTCCGCGCGCTGTCCGCGATCGCCGCGACCACCTCGCTCGTGACGCTGCTCACGAACGCGGCGCTGGCCCGCAAGGCGTGGACCATCGCGGTGCCGTGGGCCGGGGCGGCCCTGGAGGTGGCGTTCATCGAGGTGTGGCACGGCTCGGCCGCGCAGATCGCCGCGTGCTCGGCCGCCGCGCTCGCCCCGACGCTGCTGCTCATGGCGGTGCTCGAGGGCCGCCTGTGGGCGCGTGCGCCGCGGACCGCCCCTCAAGTCGCCACGGCCGGTGCCGATTCTTCCCGTACCGCCGCGACCGCGGCCTGA
- a CDS encoding glycosyltransferase family 4 protein has product MRILVLNWRDLAHPEAGGAEVYTEQVLRRWAAAGHEVTLFAAAVAGRPAAEIVDGYRVVRAGSRFTVYREARRWWDRYGRGRFDVVVDETNTVPFHAHEWVGDGARTIALVHQTCEEIWHINAPPLAAHLGRYVLEPNWLRRLAGAPILAVSASTRDALARFGAADVTVVPEGYEPPVDLPRVAKEPTPTAVFCGRMVSYKRPREVIRAVQLARREVPGLRLWMIGGGPMLDRLRREAPEGVEFLGRVPEEVKHDRMARAHVHLATSVREGWGLVVTEAAAMGTSTIAYDVPGLRDSTRAAGGVVVPPQPEALARWLVELLPGLTTAAPAPLPYGGAHSWDDVATTLLAAVDQHARVPDGVRAATPATDRSIRENQLRGADA; this is encoded by the coding sequence GTGCGCATCCTCGTGTTGAACTGGCGCGACCTGGCCCACCCGGAAGCCGGCGGCGCCGAGGTCTACACCGAGCAGGTGCTGCGCCGCTGGGCGGCCGCCGGGCACGAGGTGACGCTGTTCGCCGCGGCCGTCGCCGGGCGCCCCGCCGCCGAGATAGTGGACGGCTACCGCGTGGTCCGCGCCGGGAGCCGCTTCACCGTGTACCGCGAGGCGCGCCGCTGGTGGGACCGCTACGGCCGGGGACGCTTCGACGTGGTCGTCGACGAGACCAACACCGTGCCGTTCCACGCCCACGAGTGGGTCGGCGACGGCGCCCGCACGATCGCCCTGGTGCACCAGACGTGCGAGGAGATCTGGCACATCAACGCCCCGCCGCTCGCTGCGCACCTCGGCCGGTACGTTCTCGAGCCCAACTGGCTGCGCCGCCTGGCCGGAGCCCCGATCCTCGCGGTCTCGGCGTCGACGCGCGACGCGCTGGCCCGCTTCGGCGCCGCCGATGTCACGGTGGTGCCGGAGGGCTACGAGCCGCCCGTCGACCTGCCCCGCGTCGCCAAGGAGCCGACGCCCACGGCTGTCTTCTGCGGCCGGATGGTCAGCTACAAGCGGCCCCGCGAGGTCATCCGCGCGGTCCAGCTCGCCCGGCGCGAGGTGCCGGGCCTGCGGCTGTGGATGATCGGCGGCGGCCCGATGCTGGACCGGCTGCGCCGGGAGGCTCCCGAGGGCGTCGAGTTCCTCGGCCGGGTGCCCGAGGAGGTCAAGCACGACCGGATGGCCCGCGCCCACGTGCACCTGGCGACCAGCGTCCGCGAGGGCTGGGGCCTGGTGGTCACCGAGGCCGCGGCGATGGGGACCTCGACCATCGCGTACGACGTGCCGGGCCTGCGCGACTCCACGCGGGCGGCGGGCGGCGTCGTGGTGCCGCCGCAGCCCGAGGCGCTCGCCCGCTGGCTCGTCGAGCTGCTCCCGGGCCTGACCACCGCCGCGCCCGCGCCGCTGCCGTACGGCGGAGCCCATTCGTGGGACGACGTCGCCACCACCCTGCTGGCCGCCGTGGACCAGCACGCCCGCGTACCGGACGGCGTCCGCGCCGCAACCCCCGCCACCGACAGGAGTATCCGTGAGAATCAGCTTCGTGGTGCCGACGCGTAA
- a CDS encoding glycosyltransferase family 2 protein yields MRISFVVPTRNSARTLDACLASLRTQTHPDVEVLVVDNGSTDATTEIAGRHADQVLQWGPERSAQRNHGTDRSTGDVVVFIDSDMVLEPHIATQIHDRFTARPEVGALIIPERSFGDGFLARCRQLEKHLYVGDAAVESPRAFRREIIEKLGGWDEELTAAEDWDLADRTREVTAVGRVTAWIWHDEGRIKLRATFAKKRYYGRWIDQYVRMHADSSGSKFARTALLRKPGSLLRHPMLTAGLATLKLTEAAGLVMGIRDSRAAASASAGAR; encoded by the coding sequence GTGAGAATCAGCTTCGTGGTGCCGACGCGTAACTCCGCGCGCACCCTCGACGCCTGCCTGGCCTCGCTGCGCACGCAGACGCACCCCGACGTGGAGGTGCTCGTGGTCGACAACGGCTCGACGGACGCCACCACGGAGATCGCCGGGCGCCACGCCGACCAGGTGCTGCAGTGGGGCCCGGAGCGCAGCGCCCAGCGCAACCACGGCACCGACCGCAGCACCGGCGACGTCGTCGTGTTCATCGACTCCGACATGGTGCTGGAACCGCACATCGCCACGCAGATCCACGACCGGTTCACCGCCCGCCCCGAGGTGGGCGCGCTGATCATCCCCGAGCGGTCGTTCGGCGACGGCTTCCTGGCCCGCTGCCGGCAGCTCGAGAAGCACCTGTACGTCGGCGACGCGGCGGTCGAGTCCCCGCGCGCGTTCCGCCGCGAGATCATCGAGAAGCTCGGCGGCTGGGACGAGGAGCTCACCGCGGCCGAGGACTGGGACCTGGCCGACCGCACCCGTGAGGTGACCGCCGTCGGCCGGGTCACGGCGTGGATCTGGCACGACGAGGGCCGCATCAAGCTGCGGGCGACCTTCGCCAAGAAGCGCTACTACGGCCGCTGGATCGACCAGTATGTCCGTATGCACGCCGACTCCAGCGGAAGCAAGTTCGCCCGTACCGCGCTGCTGCGCAAACCCGGCAGCCTGCTGCGCCACCCGATGCTGACGGCCGGCCTGGCCACGCTCAAGCTGACCGAGGCCGCCGGGCTCGTGATGGGCATCCGGGACAGCCGGGCCGCCGCCTCCGCCTCGGCCGGCGCCCGGTGA
- a CDS encoding glycosyltransferase produces MSPRVAHLIAEFSAHEAMGRTVTETARRVPGEHHLVTTRAHDGGDAFTEVHELGGGVATFPLGRAADLAGVLARLSPDVVHLHAGALGPLQAAMAVLRPYKTVLTAYAWPTVPGPAAWRRATLAEMRASNVLQPRVALTTLLPPAVAAAALRRAGVTTVLTPDPRVAARLGGHPGIHVTRLPSGAPADDRRARYDRDHPTIVFAGRAESVRGLDTLLAAFPSVRDRIPGARLRLLLIPRPELPAILARAGTAEAVEVVTETVPDLLAELAAAQAGTWPFKFDYTTSPPAMAVAEAMSVGLPVVATDVACVRAVLEPDVNGLAVPPADPAALADALVRVLGDEVTWRRFAQAGVRSVRERLGWDRAAAVTADAYAAALAGAGAGVASLA; encoded by the coding sequence GTGAGCCCGCGCGTCGCCCACCTCATCGCCGAGTTCTCGGCGCACGAGGCGATGGGCCGTACGGTCACCGAGACCGCCCGGCGCGTGCCGGGCGAGCACCACCTGGTGACCACCCGAGCCCACGACGGCGGCGACGCGTTCACCGAGGTGCACGAGCTGGGCGGTGGCGTGGCCACCTTCCCGCTGGGCCGCGCCGCCGACCTGGCCGGGGTGCTGGCCCGCCTCAGTCCGGACGTCGTGCACCTGCACGCCGGGGCGCTCGGCCCCCTGCAGGCGGCGATGGCGGTGCTGCGGCCGTACAAGACGGTGCTGACGGCGTACGCGTGGCCGACCGTGCCGGGCCCCGCGGCCTGGCGGCGGGCCACCCTGGCCGAGATGCGCGCGTCCAACGTGCTGCAGCCGCGCGTCGCGCTGACCACCCTGCTCCCCCCGGCGGTCGCGGCGGCCGCGCTGCGCCGGGCCGGCGTCACCACGGTGCTCACCCCGGACCCGCGCGTCGCCGCCCGCCTCGGCGGCCACCCCGGCATCCACGTCACCCGCCTGCCCTCGGGCGCGCCGGCCGACGACCGCCGCGCCCGCTACGACCGCGACCACCCGACCATCGTCTTCGCGGGCCGCGCCGAGAGCGTGCGCGGCCTCGACACGCTGCTGGCCGCGTTCCCCTCGGTGCGTGACCGCATCCCCGGCGCCCGGCTGCGCCTGCTGCTGATCCCCCGCCCGGAACTGCCCGCGATCCTCGCCCGCGCCGGGACGGCCGAAGCGGTCGAGGTCGTCACCGAGACGGTCCCGGACCTGCTCGCCGAGCTGGCCGCGGCCCAGGCCGGCACCTGGCCGTTCAAGTTCGACTACACCACCTCGCCGCCGGCGATGGCGGTCGCCGAGGCCATGAGCGTCGGCCTCCCGGTGGTCGCGACGGACGTGGCCTGCGTACGGGCCGTGCTCGAACCCGACGTCAACGGCCTGGCCGTGCCGCCTGCCGACCCCGCGGCGCTGGCCGACGCGCTGGTCCGCGTGCTCGGCGACGAGGTGACGTGGCGGCGGTTCGCGCAGGCCGGGGTGCGCTCGGTGCGTGAACGGCTGGGCTGGGACCGGGCCGCCGCAGTGACGGCGGACGCTTACGCGGCGGCGCTCGCCGGGGCGGGCGCCGGCGTGGCCAGTCTGGCCTGA